In Maridesulfovibrio sp., a single genomic region encodes these proteins:
- a CDS encoding HD domain-containing phosphohydrolase, which produces MCVYIDAQLLFSFGPHSEKVSAQILVPVKNPSDEDMSIGVYVDEPDEISAAEAERFKAVLEMLAFSISNYIESESARKRIGEETLAKYRELALLHRSIVELNNSLRLKDVIRALSNECRNSSLPAEMGVIYLPEEGGFSVFDSFGFFEEGLFKLLVKNSLFEDVISSLRGEIINDVTQDSRCGYGLPENVRSLLIMPIPSPSVCEGVLILLSPCVNAFNAAHLKHVSTLASVAGISISNAYNFESIRVLMDALLKALAEAIDARDPFTAGHSDRVAHLAVSFASQVSMSNGPFAGVTFSDEQLREIFYSGILHDIGKIGIKEEVLTKKTRLPKSMLDVIGMRLKLFGIHHKQEWEENYKRIKKINISLCPAQDDLEFVDHMSNLEFKVNGSTVHMIQPDERKCLLVKKGNLTSEERMEIERHPEESQRILEHIPFQDDLSQLLTIIGQHHERLDGSGYPRGIKGDEILIQSRILAIVDIYDAITQERHYKPATPQSKALEILSWEADEGKLDKDLVSLFIENISEIESGADSIDLDRPVSPRFCKIPRSNLN; this is translated from the coding sequence TTGTGCGTCTATATAGACGCACAGCTTCTGTTCAGCTTCGGTCCGCACAGTGAAAAAGTTTCGGCACAGATCCTTGTGCCGGTAAAGAACCCCTCAGACGAGGATATGTCCATCGGGGTCTATGTTGACGAGCCGGATGAAATATCCGCTGCAGAAGCCGAGCGTTTCAAGGCTGTTCTGGAAATGCTGGCCTTTTCTATCTCCAATTATATAGAGTCCGAATCAGCGCGCAAACGCATCGGCGAGGAGACTCTTGCCAAGTACAGGGAGCTGGCGCTGCTGCACCGTTCCATTGTGGAACTGAACAATTCCCTGCGCCTGAAAGATGTTATCCGGGCCCTTTCCAACGAATGCCGCAATTCGTCTCTGCCTGCGGAAATGGGTGTAATCTATCTGCCTGAGGAAGGCGGGTTCAGCGTATTTGACAGCTTCGGTTTTTTTGAAGAAGGGCTGTTCAAGCTGCTGGTCAAGAATTCTCTGTTTGAAGATGTCATATCCAGCCTGCGCGGGGAGATAATTAACGATGTGACTCAGGACTCCCGTTGCGGTTATGGACTGCCGGAGAATGTCCGCTCCCTGCTCATAATGCCCATTCCCTCTCCAAGCGTCTGCGAGGGAGTTCTCATCCTGCTTTCTCCGTGTGTAAACGCTTTCAATGCAGCCCATCTCAAGCATGTTTCCACTCTGGCATCCGTCGCCGGAATTTCCATCAGCAATGCGTATAATTTCGAATCAATCAGGGTTCTGATGGATGCGCTGCTCAAGGCCCTGGCCGAGGCTATTGATGCCAGAGACCCTTTTACGGCCGGTCATTCGGACAGGGTTGCCCATCTGGCTGTATCGTTTGCCAGTCAGGTTTCCATGAGCAACGGTCCGTTTGCAGGTGTAACCTTCAGCGATGAACAGCTGCGCGAAATTTTTTACTCCGGCATCCTTCACGACATCGGCAAGATCGGAATCAAGGAAGAGGTTCTTACCAAGAAAACCAGACTGCCGAAATCAATGCTTGATGTAATCGGAATGCGCTTGAAACTTTTCGGAATCCACCACAAGCAGGAATGGGAAGAGAATTACAAGAGGATCAAAAAAATCAATATATCTCTCTGTCCGGCCCAGGATGATCTTGAATTCGTGGACCATATGAGCAATCTGGAATTCAAGGTAAACGGCTCTACAGTGCATATGATTCAGCCGGATGAACGCAAATGCCTGCTGGTTAAAAAGGGCAACCTGACTTCCGAAGAGCGGATGGAGATAGAACGGCATCCGGAAGAAAGCCAGCGCATACTGGAGCACATTCCCTTTCAGGACGATCTTTCGCAATTGCTGACCATTATCGGACAGCATCATGAGAGGTTGGACGGGTCGGGATATCCCCGTGGAATAAAAGGTGATGAAATACTGATCCAGAGCCGCATTCTGGCAATCGTCGACATCTACGATGCCATTACGCAGGAAAGACACTATAAACCTGCCACCCCGCAATCCAAGGCCCTTGAAATTTTATCATGGGAAGCGGATGAAGGTAAGCTGGATAAGGACCTGGTCAGCCTGTTCATTGAAAATATTTCGGAAATAGAAAGCGGGGCGGACTCCATTGATCTTGACCGCCCGGTATCGCCGAGGTTCTGCAAGATTCCTCGGAGTAATTTGAACTAG